The Komagataella phaffii GS115 chromosome 4, complete sequence genome includes the window AAATATTCACCAGCCTCTTCGTATGGAATCATGTGGAAAAAGGTGGTGTCAGACTTCAGATTGACTCTGTTCTGAATCCAAGCCTCTTGTTCCTCTCTTTCTGGTAATTCTACCTTACCTGTGAGGAATCGGGCAATCAAAGCTGACTGGTACTCGAATACAGTGAATGTGTAAGTACCATTAGCCACACTGAGGAATGTCAAAGAAGGATCTGGTATGTAAAAAATGTGTTGATACAATTGGGAAACTCTGCCGTTCTTGTTGATAAGGTTCAGTccgtcttcttctttcaggAACGGGAAGTAATGTTTGTAACCAGTAGCAATAATCAACTTgtcaacatcttcaagtATTTGACCATCTTTAGTGGTGATTCGGAGCTTACCGTTACTATCCTTCTCCAATGTTGTGATTTCATGTGTGATGTTGATATTCTTTTCGTCTCCTTCGTAAATAGGTTTGCGGAATGGGTACTCCTTCATTTCACCACCCCTCGTCACAACATTGATAGGCAATTGACAGATGGGGTAAACGTCACTGATGAAATCACAAGCAGAGTAACTGGCACCTACCACCACTAGTTTCAATCCCTTATAGTCTTCAATGCGACGGAATGTCTGAGAATGCTCAATTAAGTCTGGGTTTTCGGCACGGATTTGTTCTACAGCATCCTCGATGTTAGCAGGAATGTAGGGAATGTTGTTCTGACCAACACATACAATGACAGAGTCAAAGTACTCAATTGACCAAACATCCTTACCATCCTTGAATTGACGAATGGTTAATTTCCATTTACCAGTTTCTGGGTCCTTCTGAACTCTCTCGATGTTAGTGTTGAGTTGGACTTTGTCCAAAAACTGGTCAAAAGTGTCTCTAATATACTGATAAACACTTGTATAATGTCTAAAGGGGTACTTTTCATAATCTCCTTCATACCCTTTGAAAAGGTAGTTATCCTTCAATAAAGTTTCTTTAACGTCCTCTGGTTTCAAAGGGTTGTACGAAAACTGCATCACAACGGATGGCAGATTGGTCTGTAGGTAGTTATAGATTCCAGAGGTATTGTAGGCGACAGGCTTCTTACTTTGGTCAGTGACGACTTCCTCTCCCTCGGCGATGTTCTCTAATTTTTGGAGCTGTTCGTTCAATCCACGCTCCTCTTCTATCTCCTTTCGGGTTGGGATAGGATCAGGATTTGGGATATAGTTCCACAGACCACCTATTTTGTCTCTTCTATCGAAAACTTTAATTTTAACCTTATCGAAGTCGGGGCCTAGTTCCTTATGCAGCCCTTTAATAGCTGAAAGCCCTGAAGGGCCTGCACCAATGATGGCAAAAGAGTCGGAGTGTTTGGCTTTCATGAATTGTTGCTTAAAGAGTAAGAACTAATAGTCCGCAAGAAAGGGGGGCATAAGTAGTATTTATATTGgtgggaaaaaaaaaaaaaaaaaaaggaaacCAACTATTCATGCAGGATTTAGACGGGACGAGGAGTAGACAGCCCGCAGTGGgattaatttttttttcgtgTCCCATGGAAGAATCATCGGAATAAGAGCCGATCTTATAGGACAGCTCGTTGGCAAGAACAAAAATACAACCGGTTACGGacaaagttttgaaagtCGACTACCCAGTAGCACATAGCCTTTGTCGCAA containing:
- a CDS encoding Flavin-containing monooxygenase, which encodes MKAKHSDSFAIIGAGPSGLSAIKGLHKELGPDFDKVKIKVFDRRDKIGGLWNYIPNPDPIPTRKEIEEERGLNEQLQKLENIAEGEEVVTDQSKKPVAYNTSGIYNYLQTNLPSVVMQFSYNPLKPEDVKETLLKDNYLFKGYEGDYEKYPFRHYTSVYQYIRDTFDQFLDKVQLNTNIERVQKDPETGKWKLTIRQFKDGKDVWSIEYFDSVIVCVGQNNIPYIPANIEDAVEQIRAENPDLIEHSQTFRRIEDYKGLKLVVVGASYSACDFISDVYPICQLPINVVTRGGEMKEYPFRKPIYEGDEKNINITHEITTLEKDSNGKLRITTKDGQILEDVDKLIIATGYKHYFPFLKEEDGLNLINKNGRVSQLYQHIFYIPDPSLTFLSVANGTYTFTVFEYQSALIARFLTGKVELPEREEQEAWIQNRVNLKSDTTFFHMIPYEEAGEYFQDLVRLAADPELTFDSDKIYNATKAGQELKSKYWARNKEIRKLGTSA